One stretch of Chryseobacterium sp. LJ668 DNA includes these proteins:
- a CDS encoding helix-turn-helix domain-containing protein has product MNQEILLKHIRKKIGDKSLNDEIANILNISYDAAHRRTSMKAKFSFEEAIELAKYYQISIDQFLGTENQLVVKRTRPVKTKEDLLHFFESSLKILDVFQTANQSKVYYSAKDIPFFYTISDTILSRFKFYVWMNLLNEDQFLCPFEDFDLPYHSPKNEMLKDLYENQNVTEVWNDTTIMSILMQISYYSEMGLLKYKDIMLILEEVRSVLQNIEYKIQNNPDFNFYVNDLVILSNNILFKNEYQSSFFLPFNMFGYMMTNDENICNDTLIYFEHEIKNSKSLNTSGNRERKMYFNKMYVQIDHLLEKLKC; this is encoded by the coding sequence ATGAATCAGGAAATTCTACTCAAGCACATAAGAAAGAAAATCGGAGACAAATCTTTGAATGATGAAATTGCAAATATTCTAAACATCAGTTACGATGCCGCACACAGAAGAACTTCGATGAAGGCAAAATTCAGTTTTGAGGAAGCGATAGAATTGGCAAAATATTATCAGATTTCGATCGATCAGTTTTTAGGAACAGAGAATCAATTGGTGGTAAAAAGAACTCGACCGGTAAAAACAAAAGAAGATTTGCTCCATTTTTTTGAAAGTTCTCTGAAAATCCTTGATGTTTTTCAAACTGCTAATCAGTCGAAAGTATATTATTCTGCGAAAGACATTCCGTTTTTCTATACCATTTCAGATACTATTCTTTCCAGATTTAAATTTTATGTCTGGATGAATCTATTAAATGAAGATCAATTTCTCTGTCCGTTCGAAGATTTTGATCTACCTTACCATTCTCCGAAAAATGAAATGCTGAAGGATCTTTATGAAAACCAAAATGTGACAGAAGTCTGGAACGACACCACCATCATGAGCATTCTGATGCAGATCTCATACTATTCCGAAATGGGACTTTTGAAATATAAAGACATCATGCTTATTTTGGAGGAAGTGAGAAGCGTACTTCAAAATATTGAATATAAAATCCAAAACAATCCTGATTTTAATTTTTACGTTAACGATCTGGTGATTTTAAGCAATAATATTTTGTTTAAAAATGAATATCAGTCTTCATTTTTTCTGCCATTTAATATGTTCGGCTACATGATGACCAACGATGAGAATATTTGTAACGATACTTTGATTTATTTCGAACATGAGATAAAAAACTCTAAATCACTTAATACTTCAGGAAACAGAGAGCGGAAAATGTATTTTAATAAAATGTATGTGCAGATCGATCATTTATTAGAAAAATTAAAATGTTAA
- the rimM gene encoding ribosome maturation factor RimM (Essential for efficient processing of 16S rRNA), with protein sequence MRKEDCYFLGKITRRHGLAGNVILKLDTDQPELYNKLESIFVEINGLLVPFFIEKSSWSKLDALNLAFKNSSEALVDQSLNKDVYLPLTTLPKLTGNQFYYHEVIGFEIMDQDNKDCGVIRSVNDQTAQIYFVTNLYGKEVVVPMIKDWIIEVNREERFIKMNVPEGLIDVFLVPSKKDE encoded by the coding sequence ATGCGTAAAGAAGATTGCTATTTTTTAGGAAAAATCACACGCAGACATGGCCTTGCGGGAAACGTCATCCTTAAACTGGATACCGACCAACCCGAGCTTTATAATAAATTGGAATCAATATTCGTTGAAATCAACGGATTATTGGTTCCTTTTTTTATTGAAAAATCTTCATGGAGCAAATTGGATGCTCTTAATCTGGCTTTTAAAAACTCTTCCGAAGCTTTGGTAGATCAGTCTTTGAATAAAGATGTTTACCTTCCGCTTACCACTTTACCAAAACTTACCGGAAATCAGTTTTATTACCACGAGGTAATAGGTTTTGAAATTATGGATCAAGATAATAAAGACTGTGGCGTAATACGTTCCGTAAACGATCAAACTGCTCAGATTTATTTTGTTACTAATTTGTATGGAAAAGAAGTGGTAGTACCTATGATCAAAGATTGGATTATTGAAGTAAACCGTGAAGAACGATTCATCAAAATGAATGTTCCCGAAGGTTTGATCGATGTTTTCTTGGTTCCTTCTAAAAAAGACGAGTAA
- a CDS encoding CDP-alcohol phosphatidyltransferase family protein — MKNIPYILIAIRFLLAPIIFFLAYLEGEEYQFLILTLMFIGLLTDIFDGIIARKFGVSSEKLRRLDSQVDLVFWLSLGFAGYFLNPELIKSEWKNITLVFVLEALCYLISILKFGKETCTHAFLSKMWGLSLVIAFTYLIGFQQTGWAFYLSIVLGIVSHIDVILIILILPKWQYDVPSCYHASNIRKGKQRKKSTLFN, encoded by the coding sequence ATGAAAAACATACCTTATATATTAATAGCAATCCGCTTTCTTTTAGCGCCGATCATTTTCTTTTTAGCATATTTAGAAGGTGAAGAATACCAGTTTTTAATTTTAACATTAATGTTCATTGGATTACTGACAGATATTTTTGACGGAATCATCGCTAGGAAATTCGGAGTTTCTTCAGAAAAATTAAGAAGACTCGACAGTCAGGTAGATTTGGTTTTCTGGCTTTCTTTAGGATTTGCGGGGTATTTTCTCAATCCTGAATTAATAAAAAGCGAATGGAAAAATATCACATTAGTTTTTGTGCTGGAAGCTCTTTGTTATTTAATAAGTATCTTGAAATTTGGAAAAGAAACTTGTACTCATGCTTTTTTGTCGAAAATGTGGGGTTTAAGTTTAGTGATTGCATTCACTTATTTGATAGGATTTCAACAAACAGGTTGGGCTTTTTATCTGTCAATAGTTTTAGGAATAGTTTCTCATATTGATGTGATCCTGATTATTTTAATTCTTCCAAAATGGCAGTATGATGTCCCAAGTTGTTACCACGCATCGAATATCAGAAAAGGAAAACAAAGAAAAAAGAGTACACTTTTTAATTAA
- a CDS encoding GlcG/HbpS family heme-binding protein, translating to MNITLEQAQKAIEASIAKSKEMNVKMNIAVMDSGVNLVAFAKMDDAWLGSIDIAQKKARTARYFNMNTGEIGKLSQPGQPLYNIEHSNNGLITFPGGVLVKDSSGNIIGSIGVSGSSVEDDHEVASAGAAAIS from the coding sequence ATGAACATTACATTAGAACAAGCTCAAAAAGCAATTGAAGCTTCTATCGCAAAATCAAAAGAAATGAATGTCAAAATGAATATCGCTGTGATGGACAGTGGTGTAAATTTGGTAGCATTTGCAAAAATGGATGATGCTTGGTTGGGCTCCATCGACATTGCTCAGAAAAAAGCAAGAACCGCAAGATATTTTAATATGAATACCGGTGAAATCGGAAAACTATCACAACCGGGTCAGCCTTTATACAATATTGAACATTCTAATAATGGGCTGATTACTTTTCCAGGTGGTGTTCTGGTTAAAGATTCTTCAGGAAATATAATTGGATCTATCGGTGTAAGCGGAAGTTCTGTGGAAGATGATCACGAAGTTGCCTCTGCAGGTGCAGCAGCTATTTCTTAA
- a CDS encoding 30S ribosomal protein S16 yields MSVKIRLQRHGSKGRPFFHIVVADARARRDGRFIEKLGTYNPITNPATIDLNVDSAVKWLNNGAQPTDTARAILSYKGVLYKKHLQGGVAKGAFDEAEAEKRFSAWVESKEQKVQGKVEGLTKAQADAKKAAFDAETKVNEARVAAAAQVEADAKAAEEAANAPAEEVVAETEAAAEGEAPAAESTEENTEA; encoded by the coding sequence ATGTCAGTAAAAATCAGATTACAAAGACACGGATCAAAAGGGAGACCTTTTTTCCACATCGTGGTTGCAGATGCTAGAGCTAGAAGAGACGGTAGATTTATCGAAAAGCTAGGTACTTACAACCCAATTACTAACCCTGCGACGATCGATTTGAACGTTGACTCTGCTGTAAAGTGGTTAAACAACGGTGCTCAGCCAACAGATACTGCAAGAGCTATCCTTTCTTACAAAGGAGTACTTTACAAAAAACACTTACAAGGTGGTGTTGCTAAAGGTGCTTTTGATGAGGCTGAAGCTGAAAAGAGATTTTCTGCTTGGGTAGAATCTAAAGAACAAAAAGTACAAGGTAAAGTAGAAGGTTTAACAAAAGCTCAGGCTGATGCTAAGAAAGCTGCTTTTGATGCTGAAACTAAAGTAAACGAAGCTAGAGTTGCTGCGGCTGCTCAAGTAGAAGCTGATGCTAAAGCTGCTGAAGAAGCTGCAAATGCACCTGCTGAAGAAGTTGTTGCTGAAACTGAAGCTGCTGCAGAAGGAGAAGCTCCTGCTGCTGAATCTACAGAAGAAAACACTGAAGCTTAA
- a CDS encoding LA_2272 family surface repeat-containing protein, with translation MKTKLSIIALCISLIIFGQESLKIKSSLLTVNPQKIIRNTNGFNVGILDDYQKQRINGINFQINPLTLLYPLIPQAISVPTENKSTVTVNGLHLSTGGMMDGKKLNGLGISMYHHSRTTNGFSVNFFNNTSGDLNGFHISGFANSSEKGIGLNMAFLGNDSNDFKGLQISMCNESEKMRGVQIGLVNKTKNLRGLQFGLWNVNEKRKFPIINWNFKSKKNKS, from the coding sequence ATGAAAACGAAATTATCAATCATCGCACTATGTATTAGTTTAATTATTTTCGGGCAAGAGAGTTTGAAAATAAAATCTTCATTGCTCACTGTAAATCCTCAAAAAATAATTAGAAACACAAACGGTTTTAACGTTGGAATTTTAGATGACTATCAAAAACAAAGAATTAATGGAATCAATTTTCAGATAAATCCTCTCACTTTGCTTTATCCTTTAATTCCGCAGGCAATCTCAGTCCCAACAGAAAACAAATCTACTGTAACAGTAAATGGACTGCATCTTTCGACAGGCGGAATGATGGATGGTAAAAAGTTGAATGGACTTGGTATTTCAATGTATCATCATTCACGCACGACAAACGGTTTTTCGGTGAATTTTTTTAATAATACTTCGGGAGATTTAAATGGATTTCATATTTCAGGATTTGCTAATAGTTCGGAGAAAGGAATAGGTTTGAACATGGCTTTTTTAGGCAATGATTCAAATGATTTTAAAGGATTGCAGATTTCTATGTGTAATGAATCGGAAAAAATGAGAGGAGTTCAAATAGGATTAGTTAATAAAACTAAAAATCTAAGAGGTCTTCAATTTGGATTATGGAATGTGAACGAGAAAAGAAAATTTCCCATCATCAACTGGAATTTTAAATCTAAAAAAAATAAATCATGA
- the asnS gene encoding asparagine--tRNA ligase, translating to MKKQTIKEVLQDYKKVLHHDITVYGWVRTFRANRFIALNDGSTINNLQVVVDFENFDSEIISKISTASSLKVVGEVVESQGAGQAVEIIAKKIIILGDNFTEERDKTILQPKKHSLEVLREQAHLRFRTNLFGAVFRVRHAVSFAIHSFFNQNQFFYINTPIVTGADAEGAGEMFGVTNFDLNNIPRDEQGDIDFAQDFFGKKTNLTVSGQLEGETAAMGLGRIYTFGPTFRAENSNTTRHLAEFWMIEPEVAFNNLEDNIDLAEDFLKYVIQYVLDNCKDDLEFLDKRFEEEQKSKPEKDRAKEGLIEKLQNVIAKRFKRVSYTEAIEILMNSKENKKGKFQYPVESWGTDLQSEHERFLVEKHFECPVVLFDYPKEIKAFYMKLNDDNKTVAAMDVLFPGIGEIIGGSEREARLDVLKTKMAEMHVDEHELWWYIDTRRFGSVPHAGFGLGLERLVVFVTGMTNIRDVIPFPRTPKNAEF from the coding sequence ATGAAAAAGCAGACGATTAAAGAAGTCCTACAGGATTACAAAAAAGTATTACATCATGACATTACAGTTTACGGTTGGGTAAGAACTTTCCGTGCAAACCGCTTTATTGCGCTAAATGATGGTTCTACGATTAATAATTTGCAGGTTGTTGTTGATTTCGAAAATTTCGACTCAGAAATTATCAGTAAAATAAGCACAGCATCTTCTCTAAAAGTTGTTGGTGAAGTAGTAGAAAGTCAGGGAGCTGGACAAGCTGTAGAAATTATTGCCAAAAAAATCATCATTTTAGGCGATAACTTTACAGAGGAAAGAGATAAAACCATTCTTCAGCCAAAAAAACACTCATTAGAAGTGTTGAGAGAGCAGGCGCATTTAAGATTCAGAACCAATTTATTTGGGGCGGTTTTCAGAGTACGCCATGCGGTGAGTTTTGCAATTCACTCATTTTTCAACCAAAATCAATTTTTCTACATCAACACTCCGATTGTAACAGGAGCTGATGCAGAAGGAGCAGGTGAAATGTTTGGGGTAACCAACTTTGATTTAAATAATATTCCAAGAGACGAGCAGGGCGATATCGATTTTGCTCAGGATTTCTTTGGTAAGAAAACCAACTTAACGGTTTCCGGACAGCTTGAAGGGGAAACTGCAGCAATGGGATTGGGGAGAATTTATACTTTCGGACCTACTTTCCGTGCAGAAAATTCAAACACAACCCGCCACTTAGCTGAATTCTGGATGATTGAGCCTGAAGTTGCCTTCAATAACCTTGAAGATAACATCGACTTGGCAGAAGACTTCCTGAAATATGTAATTCAATATGTTTTAGACAACTGTAAAGACGATCTTGAGTTCTTAGACAAGCGTTTCGAAGAAGAGCAAAAATCAAAACCGGAAAAAGACAGAGCAAAAGAAGGTTTGATAGAAAAGCTTCAGAATGTTATCGCTAAACGTTTCAAACGCGTAAGCTATACAGAAGCGATTGAAATCTTAATGAACTCGAAAGAAAATAAAAAAGGAAAATTCCAATATCCGGTTGAAAGCTGGGGAACCGACCTTCAGTCTGAGCACGAAAGATTCTTGGTAGAAAAGCATTTTGAATGTCCTGTAGTTTTGTTTGATTATCCAAAAGAAATCAAAGCATTCTATATGAAGCTGAACGACGATAACAAAACCGTTGCTGCCATGGATGTACTTTTCCCTGGAATCGGTGAGATCATCGGCGGATCAGAAAGAGAAGCAAGATTAGATGTTCTGAAAACAAAAATGGCAGAAATGCACGTAGACGAGCACGAACTTTGGTGGTATATAGATACCAGAAGATTCGGTTCTGTTCCTCACGCAGGTTTCGGACTTGGTTTAGAGAGGCTGGTTGTCTTTGTAACGGGTATGACCAACATTCGCGACGTGATTCCTTTCCCAAGAACTCCAAAGAACGCAGAATTTTAA